acacagaacagaaacaaattaaacaaaattttctAGATTACTGCTTTTCTGACAGCAACATTGTATGTTTCCACTCTCCACAGATGTTGTCCACAATAAATAAACCATAATATGAGTACTATAGcaaaatgacaacaataaaaaaaagcagtttagtatttgaaataattttgcatAAATACATTCTGCTCTTTCAGTGACAAACTACAAAGTGGATGTGACGATTTGGAATCAGAAGAAACAGAAGGGATACATGGATATTAAAATCAGTGACGGTACTAAGGAATCAGTGGCAGTCATTGAACAGTAAGGCCTCTTTTTTTCATACTCCCTGTGCTGCCAAAAGTCAAGTATTCCTTCACAACTtcatatatatgtgtgtttctttctctctttttaaccAGTAAAGCAATCCAGTTCACGAAGGACAAAGAGAACGCAATACTTGCTATGTTTGCTAGAAACATTCACCCAGTGAAAACAGTCTCTGTCAAATACTACGGCGGAGTGGGGTGTAATTCCAATTGCAAGCTTCGGATCCTGGGAATCCGTTTCACACCCCTGAATCGCAAAAAGAAGTGCGcaacatttacagattttagACCGTTTTAACTGTGTCCgttcaaaataaattatgttttacttttgtctcCAAATTCACagcagcttctttttcttttctttttatcttgcAGGCCTCTTTGTCGCTACGACATTCTTCTTGAAAATAAGAAAGAGTTCACATTCAGGCCGATTCCATGTGAATAAAAGCCGTCCTGAAATCGAGCTGAAACCTGAATCAAGAACTTTCATGAGGAAGAGTCCTCTGGTTCCTCAGGTTCTTTAGGACTGGTTGGAAAACTAACAAGGATCCCAAATGAAAAGGCACCAGTTGGTCACtcaaaatttctaaaaataaaaaataaataaatgtgacacatTCTGAGAACTGTATttgtttcaaaggaaaaaatggTACATAGTTGTATAGGGtgtgtataaatattttatataaagaaaaccTGGAGTACAttcatgtttcacttttaaaaaaaactaaatacatttttattttctcactaaAAATATCTGGCCTCTGAgcttaatttatatatttttttaattatattttatattaagaaaatgtttcttcatttCCTTTGATAGCTTCACCAGGATTATAACTTCGTATTAAGATGCCACTGACTGACATTGGCTGACAGATAAGCTGCTGGTAGCGCATCAGAAAGACTATTTCAGTCctgctttttttccatctattcTGGTTTAACTACTTTCTCCGTTTCAGCTAATgatggcaaaaatatttttctgtgtttgaatgaatgcatttatttgttcttgatacaaacaaaaatataagaaGCACCTTCCTCACATCACAACATTGCCTACATTagcaaagaaataataaactgtccattttccttttaaaaaagcacgaaaaagattattttcatggccagtttctttaaaaagataCATAAAGCCTAAGTAACAACAGAAACCCTTGCCCTTGATCCAGTCCTTCTTGTTCATTTTGACATGTGTTTCTTCATCCACTGGATTTCCATCTTAATCAAAGAAAGACACAGCAACATATATTAGATATTACTTCAAACCtaatttcagtttcattaaAGAAACTACAGACTAAGATGTACTTCTACCTGTAAAGTTAAGCGAATCCTCTTCTCCTCATCAAGCTCATTCATCAGCAGCTTAATTTCTTCGCTGAAACAAAAGATTTGTTTCACATAAAAAGTTCACAAACAGTTAAAATGTATGTTGTTCTGAGCACTTGACAATAAAGATATCTAACTATTTAAGAAATACAATGAAGTACTTAAGCCTACTGCTAACTGCTAAGGTAACATTTGAATTAAAGTAAATTGAAGAGGCTGAATTGCCAAAATGCCTGTAAAAATTGTTTAGTCCTACTTGTGTCGACTCTTCATCTGTTCAAACTGGTCCCTGAGGTCTTTTAACTCGGCCTGCAGCTGTTCCACATTTGGCTTGATATTTTTCTCTGGGCTCCTTGGTCGGGGATCTGAGTTGAGGGTTGGGGGCACTGCTGGATTTAGCACAGCAGAGAGAGCCTTCGGCAGCAGCGAGGAGAAAGACTcctttgacatatttttatctGCAGCCTGCGGGACAGAAAACGCCAAATcaaaattacacttaattttccGGTCTGTGCCACCAGTAATTAATAATCAGCTTCCCATTAAGACTCACTTGAAAGGGGGAACAATTCTGATTTGTTTCCTGAGTGCTCTCTTCATTTGCTGAAGAATTCATTGTTTCACTTtggttttctcttctttccttctCAATCATAAATGTTACCTGTAAATAAAGTCTAGTTTGAGTTTCTGCTACAAACTACAGCTTCCATGATTATTTGCCCATCTGACTGtgtaaaatgctttaaaataaatgtgacatttgatACCACAGGAAGTCTGAACATGAAAAAATCCAACCTGTACTGTGAATACTTGCTTTCAGCTGGAATCATACACTATGAAAGCAATGTTTTTAACTAAATCACAATTGTTGGCACCGCTAGCAATTCCCGTAGCATAGATGTGATGGAAACATATATGTATCCAATGGAGAATCACTTTTTCTcagccactcttcaaaatgtgaaagataaaaaaaagaatgtcgCAGCAGGATCCACCTAGCTGCGACTGaactacacaaaaacacatctgaCTCTACGCAGGCTGTTCACTCACTTCACCATGCAGGAGGATGCTTAAGCTTATTCAATAATAATTACCACTTTCATTAGCCATGTTTTCTTGCTTTCATTTAATGTCATAACAAGCTGGCCCACAAACAtccaataacatttttattaatcgATTTATGACAGAGCAGCAAAAAGGGAAAGAattcaaaatgaattaatttgtgtttttaattgtgaaaaaaaaaatatatggatGCTGATGACTTTCAACTTAGAAATGATGGACTTGCagtgcaaaaagtttggacacaatCAATTTAGATCCTCATATCATGCATTTTTCAGCACACTGACACACAGGAAGATGAGAAACAGTAtgacagcatttttaaagaaaaaaaaatctcaccatAATAGagcagaagcaaagaaaaaggtAATAAAACCAGTAAATGCCACCTTATTTTAGGAGGTGTAACAGGAAAAAGCTTCTcctgtcctaccatcacaaacataacCATGTGAAATGTGCTTAAAACATTAGATACCAGTATTACCAGcaggggtgtgaataagtgTAGTAAACTTGTTTCAAACACTCCTTATGAGATTATTCCCTTACCTAATAATTGTACTCAAAGTAAAGGTTGGATTTCATGTCTAACATTGTGCtcagattgatttattttaaagccttTCGCACCACTTTAAGACAACTAATATTTACTTAATCCAAACTGAAGAGACATTGGCCCAGTTTGTCTTCAATAAAGTCACCGAAGAGGATTTCGATTCTGGTCAAGTTATTAATCTCTGTGACCGAACTCATCTGTTACTGGGGGGACAGTAAGTGCCTTTGTCACAAGTAAGGAGCCAAAGCAGATATCTTCAGCTGCAATGCCTGTCTGTGTGTGAATGAGGCGGCTCAGGAAAGTTAAATTTATCCCAAGGACAGTgggaacacaaacacaccacacacacttTTCAAACAGGGCTCCAAGTTTTGAGAGCGGCGTTGCAGCACAACGCAAACACTTGTCTTAATTTTATACTTCCCAGAGAACGGAGCTCTGACTGTAGCGTCTCATCTGCAGCAGGAGCTCTCTGCTCGTTCAGACTCGACCGTACAATGGAATCAAACTCTTCTGCGTCTTTGAGAGAAACAAGAGGACAAATAACAAAATCCTACttgaagagaaagagagaaagtaCTTCAAGTTTCACAGTCCATAGTTGCATGGCTTACCAGGAATGAGCGCCGAGTTATAGCTGCCCATCATATCACAGTTGagcacaagcagaaaaaaagcatgGCTGGACTACATCTCCAAATGACAGGCGAGAGCGAGTGAGCAGagaagaaacatgcaaaaatcaGTGAAGCCTCACGTCAAGTTTGATGTTTCTTGGATGTAGAAATTCTTCCCAGTCCACTAAAGTGCCAACAACTCCATTTGGGACCATTAGTTCATCAGAGTAGTAGAATCTAAATGCCGGTGTGACTGTAGAAGCAGCTGTTCCTCATACCACAAGGCTGAACAGATGAGTAACAAACGTTGGCTTTAATGCAGAAACGAATTTCAAACTAATTGAGCTAAACAGTCAGCGAGAGCAACGAAGAACCCCGAGCACACACTCACCTTATTTTTACTGCGTCACGACTGATATGCAGCAGCATCTGAGGAAACTTGATCCCATCTTTTGTACTCCCAATGCATGTTGTGATGAGGAGTGGTTCTGTCACAGCTAAGTTTAGAGCAGGGCAACAAATATCATGGGATGGGGAGGGAAAAGGGGTGGGCGGCGCGGGGGGCAATGGCTCCCAGACTGAGAGACTTATCCAGAGAGTATCAACAGTGATGATTAGATTTTAGTCTAGAGATCCTGACGCTAATTTTTTCCCCTAAAAATTTTAAGAGGCTATTTTGTTATGTGGTTTAATATGAACTGAAACTGAAGTTCTATTTTTCGGGGAAATGCAAAAAGCGTATTCAAAAGAATTAACAAGAACGGTTggatatacagctctggaaaaaattaagagaccacctaaaatgatcagtttctccgattttactttttataggtatgtgtttgagtaaaatgaaaattgttcttttattttatgaactaaCATGCCTCCGAAAtcccaagcaaaaatgttgcatttatctgcagaaaatgagaaatggtcaaaataacaaaaaagacgcggtgctttcagacctcaaataatgcaaagaaaacattcatattcatttagaaacaacaatattagtgttttaactcaggaaaagttcagaaatcaatgtttggtggaataaccaggttTTCAATAAGGTTCAGTGCAGCGGACTCCTAATTGTTTCCACAGCTGTATTAGCATCTCGCATTGATGATGTTGATAATGTTTGGAAGCAGGCTGCACTTCACTGTCTCAAAAAAGTTAGGTCAATTGCATCACCCAATGTGAGCAACCTTAAATGATAGCGTCTTGTGAAGCTATGAAttcatgtaactttttaatCGTCATCAcaaagattttgattttttggGTTTGTATGCAATGGATTAACAAACATTGGCACATTATGAGGTAAAATGCCTTATAACCGAATTGTTTTGAAATTTCTTCACTTTGTCTTattctgctgtgttccttgatATGTATGATGACATCTGTTTACTAATGTTCTCTCAAAATCCTCACACAACACCCGGATACATGCCAAGATCTTCCTTCAGTTAGAGATGTTGAGATCAGGACGAGGCGCAGTTAGATTCCTGCCACAGATATGACTTTACATCAGTATGTACTTATTGGCCAGTGCCAATAAGTCCAATATTAGTCTGGAAAAATACTGTACAGAAATGGGATCTGTTTATGAAGCTGTCCTGAACAATATTTGATGTGAATGGAAACTTTATAAGTAAATTGAATTGAATGGTTAATATAGAAATcacaaatttcactttttttaaaaaaaacttgagacaTGCTATTCAGACAGGAAAGGGTGAATAATGCCCACTttgagctttattttattttgtaaacaaagtAATACTGATCTATCAAGTCCATATCGaacagatttgtgaaaaaaaactgttacatttctagttttatttagtGAATCTGACATGATCAGTACAAGTTTATAAAGTCACAtatcaaagtaaatgtttgattGCTGcttgtaagcaaaaaaaaaaaaactagcacaTTTGAAGTAAAACCAGGACTTACAAGGACTTTTAAAGCAAACGTTCCCAAAccataatatatatatgtatatatatatattttattttttttttttttaaaaaggtaacaGAAACATTCTAAAACTGAGTACAGCAGTAGTTAAATGAAGCGAATGAAACACCAGGGACAACATCTTAGAAGGAACAATTTCACAACATACAAGCTGATCAGGTGTGAGGTGAAGCTGGACAGGTTTGTGCAGTCCACCTTGACAGAGCAGTTCTGTGCTGGAGGTTTCAGTGTTACTCTAAGCTCCACAATCACCATTTGGtgcctatatatatattttaaaaaaaagcagaatacaGTTCAACTGAATACAATTATTAGGAATTTACTTGCTAGGTATTTCTTatctaaacaaaatataaaaacattttgataccAAAGTGTATTGAAATTTGCATAACTCACCAGTTTGCCTCTAGCGCTGCTGGTTGGGTCCTCTACCGTAAGGCGCACGCTGACGCATCACCCTCATGTTGCGGTATTTAGACACGATGCTGTAGCTTTTTCTGAACACTGGCCTCTGATTCGGAAAAGGACGCGGCACTAAAGTCtccttttaaagaaataaagaaatccaatTATTAGTTGAGGAGATTCATGGCCTTTCTAGATATTTAAACAGGAAGTCAATAAACAGTCTGCAAACAGTCAAGAGTTCCACATACCATCAGAGGTCTTCTGATATTTTCCGACATGTCTGGGCCCGTATTCCTTGAACCCCCAGGGATCCTCGGCCGCTGTAATAGCAGAAGGTAAGCATATACATTTACACAATTCCTTACATGGCTAAATTCAACACTTACTATTGTGAGGCATTCACCACCTCACCAACAGTTGATGTATTTCTTGTGCTTTATAtgaacaaaataacatttataaatgtatttcttttcatttgtgttgAGGAAATGTTTAAACCTTGATGattagtttattaaattaactttaagaTGTTTTGCTCATCATCTCTTTCAGGTCACCTGACCATATGTTGCCATGGAAGCACACCCTTAACACTCTGTTGGTTGAGGAGGGGGAATCCTTTGGCTTTCACAATGTaagaaaaatcatgttttaaaattaataataaattcaaaaatgatGTGCTCTGCAACTTTGGATCccgtctgattttttttttttggtgtttgtttgcTACCCTTGCCATTTTTAACCCCaaaggacttaaaaaaaaaaaaaaccttacccAGTCAagctaaaatatataaaaattgtCAGTTTCAGCCATTATTTGCTTACTTGTATTGGTCCTGGTCTCCTGAAAGACAGTCTTTCAGGTCTGTCATGCATCACATTATCGggtctggaaaaataaataatgatcaGATGTTGAAATGCATCATTTCTAGCTagaatgacataaaaataattacggTTGCATTATTTGTAAGCAtatcaacacaaagtggagcACATtagagaaggggaaaaaaatacatggcTTCATATTAACAAATGGACCTGAGATGTATGTGGTGAAGATGTATTTAGAGCTCCACTTAGTGCAATTACTGCTGCAAGTTCTTCAGATCTGCCTTTACCAGCTTTCTACATCTAGACTGAACTTTCTGTCCACGCTTCTTAGTAAAATAGCTGAAGTTCGGACAgacaaagtttgttttcaaGCACAAGGCAGTTTTCCACATAGGTTAAAGAGTTTGACCTTGACCAGAATACCTTCTTCCATGTTCGTCTCGTCTCCAATACGgtcacagcaaacaaaaagtgttaGTTTTCTTAGGGTGATGGTATTCTTGTTGTGCTTCTTTCGTaaaggtcaaaataacaaaacaattcaTGTGGGTGAGTCGACAAATTTTTCCCATCTAAACTCTGGATCTCTGTAGAGTTTTAGCTGCTTCTTTgacaaaagtttacattttccaGACGATAAGAGTAGGTGAAAAGTCCAGTTTGCTGCTGGGCCACTTTCTGCCCAGCACTTTCTAacctgctgtgttccttggacTTCATAATACTCATTGttctctcattttctttaacaaatagctggatttatactgggATGAAATTACAAACAGGTAGATGATTTATTAATTAGACGATTAGTGAACTTTTGATAAACTTGTTACACGCTGTTGagattttaattcacaaaaaagGCAAAGTATTTGTGCTACTGTCACTTCAAATCCGAATTTCAGACAATTAAGTTTGTGTGTACTGTGATATTTATGGTACCTAAACACTCTTTTATCCACATatccatgttttctgtcttcaggAGATCTGGAATCGGCTGAGAGGCGCCTATGCGATGTGCTTTCCCCATCTGAACTGCGGTCtagagtttaaagaaaaagtgttaataCCTCAAAATTTCAAGTGTAAAAATCAAAGTTGAGTAAATCATGTTAACCCTGAAATTTGGTTTTTATAATACTCAGGACCACAGATGGAAACCACATACCTGTTCTCGACTTTGGGCTCTGACCTTTTGGAGGCGAGCCGTCTTTGGACGAGCTTGGTCCCGGAGGCCAGTGGGACAAAACAACAAGATCACGTTTCTCTATTGGAGAAGATCTGGGGAGGGACCAACAGTCGACTTTTAGCTTTGCCGATTGATACAAGCAACAACATTATtggcctttaaaaaaatcaagtggaaaaaaaatatatactacCCTGACCGGATTTTAGAGGTAATGCACAATTAATTAGAAAAGCATAGAACTGTTTTGAAGGCAGATATTATTATAGAGCAGGGGTATTCAACCCGAGTCCTTGAGGTCCGGTGTCtagcaacttttagatgtgtctttGCTTTAACACACCAGATTCCAATAATCGGGTAatcagcaggactctggagaacttgactgcactgaggaggtatttcagccatttgattcaagtCTGTTGGGCAAGGGACAtgtctaaaagctgcaggacccCAGCTCCAGACCAGAATTGAATACCCCCGTCATAAAGCCACACATTACTTAGGTACTTACAAAAACCCAGGAATGTCCATGCTTCTTTACTCCTATTTTTGTAACCTGAACCAATCTGAGTTGTCTCCATTTATTCATCATTTGTTAGAGCGGTCAAATCCAGGCGGGATGTTAAGGTACTGGACTGCATCATATCAAGTCTTCTATCTTCCTTTTTACAATCACAGCATGGGTGTTTGGACACTGAACTTCAGATGAATTTATCAGCCAATCCTTgacgtttctttgttttctccagtAATGATTATCATTCCAGGGGCTCTTAAAAGATGTTTCTTGTCTAAATTAATTTGTCTTGAAGACTTCTGCAATCTGAGGGAGATGGGAAAGCTTGATTACTTCTTCTTCCGAGTCAGAATGTCAAGACAGTTCACTGAGGACTTTGCAAGACACAAAAATGAGCCACTCGTTAAATGTATTCCTCTTCGGAATAAGCCATTTGTTCATACTCTCGTTAGAGTTCTTCGTCCTCTTCTTCTGGAAAGCTCATTTATGTTGAATAGTCATGTACGGTATATGAGTAACTTGGGCTTTAGTGCTGCAGGCTGGTATAGGGAGAGATGGTTATATCTTGGTTGGATTAGACGGCATGTAAATGGATTGATTTCCATATGGCTTGAAGATACATTCTGTTTGAACAGATCTAGATCACATAAGATGTGGAGTACAGAATAATGGAAAAAGACGACCAATACGaaatctctgtaaaaaaaaacaaaaaacaatacaacatGGTGGTACGCTTAAGTGGTCCCCATGTATGTATCTCCatgtcttaaattaaaatacatcagACTTGCAAGttttcttttgggttttctCATACTTGTCCAGTCTATTATCCACAGTCCATTTGCCACGCAAGTTCTcctttgagtattttttgtGGTCATCTCTGGGTAGTTGAAATAATGCATCTCGAAACATCTGAGTTGAGCAGAAAAATCCAGCTCCAAAGTGGTTAATATTTGGAGAACATCTGAAAATATGGAGCAAGAGAAAATCCTGGTGAAATTCTTGTAACTCAGAAGAAGCAGAGCCCTCCATCTTAAACATCTGAAGTCCAAATGGTAGGTTTTGTGATTCCTCTTCAATGTATGAATTCTGAATGGTACTGATGGTTAAACATCAAGCTTTCACACATCAGCTGATGTAAAGCTTTATAAACAGGGGGCTGGGTTACTGATCCTTCTTGGGTGATTCTTCCCTTTACTCGTTTTTCCACTTCTTTAAAtagacattttgtttcttcaagAGGACAATACATGAAgtcaacaatttttttaagaagttttGCTTTGCCATGGTAATTATTTTACACTTAAACATTTGTTGCATGTTCCATGCACAATTGGTTCATGATtaagaatgcatttttttcttgctgagaATCTCTTATACTGGCATGCATATTATGGgatttttccaaacatttttttgtaatcttttaaaatgGCTTGTTGTCTCTTGGCAATGGGCACATTTCAACTTATGGTATTAATTGCAGATTGATCCTCACTCTTGggaatttgtt
The DNA window shown above is from Poecilia reticulata strain Guanapo linkage group LG14, Guppy_female_1.0+MT, whole genome shotgun sequence and carries:
- the LOC103475427 gene encoding SH3 domain-containing kinase-binding protein 1 isoform X1, whose translation is MMGSYNSALIPDAEEFDSIVRSSLNEQRAPAADETLQSELRSLVTFMIEKERRENQSETMNSSANEESTQETNQNCSPFQAADKNMSKESFSSLLPKALSAVLNPAVPPTLNSDPRPRSPEKNIKPNVEQLQAELKDLRDQFEQMKSRHNEEIKLLMNELDEEKRIRLTLQMEIQWMKKHMSK
- the LOC103475427 gene encoding SH3 domain-containing kinase-binding protein 1 isoform X2 gives rise to the protein MVPNGVVGTLVDWEEFLHPRNIKLDVTFMIEKERRENQSETMNSSANEESTQETNQNCSPFQAADKNMSKESFSSLLPKALSAVLNPAVPPTLNSDPRPRSPEKNIKPNVEQLQAELKDLRDQFEQMKSRHNEEIKLLMNELDEEKRIRLTLQMEIQWMKKHMSK